The DNA segment CTGTCAGGCAGGAGATGCAGCTGTTGATCTCCCGCTGTAGCCATTTTATCGAAACCGAGCACTCCTTGTCGATTGACGGTAAGTCGAGCAGTATGTCGACTTGGGTTTCAACGAGAATTCGCTCATTCTCGTACATGTCAGTTAAACCCTTCCATGCCATTGCAAAGCCATCATTTGTAAGAGGGCATTTCGACACAATAACCTTCGCTTCCCCTTGAGTCTTTTTGTTGAGATGGTATAATTTCTCAACAGGTGACAGGCGCTTGCTTTTGATGTATACGGCCGTGAACATATCCCGGAATGTTGGCCATGAAAGGTAGTCTCCTTTGAAAACATCGGTATCGCAAGGCGGAAGGGAGTGGTTATTGTCTACCTCAGCAGACTTTTCTGTGTCTTTGGGGGTTGAGAGGATCTCAGACATATCCTTCATTGCCCCCATGCAACGTATGTAGCATTGACCACCtagcttgaatttttttttaataagggcATAGTCCTTTGCAGACATGTCCCCTTTGCTGTTGAGGTCGTCATGGGCAGCTTTCGCTTTGCACCACATCTCTCTCAGCTCGTCTTGTTGCATCACAAGAGCGTTCTTCGAGATGTCCTTTGATGCAGCACTGAATTCAGACTCGTATTCGACAACGTAGTCCACTAGGCGCGTGAAAGTGCGCGTGATGTGGAGCATGGTGTGGTGCTTTTCGTTGCAGCGCCGGCACCGTGCGTCGCTGGGGCAATTCGCTGACTTGTGGTTGACCGCAAGgcaatttatacaatatttgccTATGAGTGCTTCCCGTAGGCGCTCCTCCGGTGTCTTGGCCCGGAAGGACGAGCAGAGCCGCAATGGATGTTTTCCCTTGCACAGCGTGCAAGAGAGCGGGTACCGGTTTGGGTGTAGGGCTGCCGTCTTCTTTAAGGCACTGTAGCGCGTCATCTTCCTAAAATTACTTTGTTGAAGAtcttgttgcttgtttttgaATATCATCTAAAACTGATTGGGTGGCGAGAAAAAGTGCataagttatattatatatattgataGTGTGGAGCCGGCCTTATGTGGTGTGAACTGCCTTACATTACCATAGTGTGTAGGCGGCCTTATGTGGTGTTAACTGCCTTACCTTACCATagtgttgcaaataataattaaataaaaaacatttttgcttttagcatcaaatttatgttaacgttattgttttatttgtcgTATGTTTTCGACAAAGTGGCCTGCCAccaaagaaaatgttaaatacaatttggcttaataattattttcaattctttcATGTCAATAAAGTACCTCCTGCTCAGTACGTTCAAGGGCAATGCATACATGTACTGCTGTAGAAGGAGACTTTCGGTTTGCAAGTGCGTTATTTGCtagcaaaacatatttttcaaatatggtatttgcaataaaaaattgaatctAAAATTCATAAGCATGATTTATGCCTCATGGTTTGGAAAAGAAGTTTTAGATTCattcttgtaaaatttttaaggcgaaaaaaaaaaaaactgacggCATGGCATCACATGTCATGaatgacatttttaattattggttAAGTGCGCACACGTGCGCAGATTAACCCCGGCAGCAGAAAAAGGTAagtgagtaaaaataatgaaatttgcagatttattaaaatattctccTTTATTTTCAGACTCGTGCGCATGCTCTTCTTGCTTTCGGCATTCGGTGGCGATCAGTTCCGCATGCCAGAACAAGCCAAGCAGCTGGCCACATTTTCCTCGCTGTTCTACTTCGCCATTAATGCCGGTTCCACCATCTCGACCACCATTACACCCATACTCCGCGAGGATGTGCATTGCTTCGGCGATAAGAATTGTTTTTCGCTCGCCTTCAGCGTGCCGGCCATGCTCATGTTGCTCTCGGTGGTCATTTTCGTTGCGGGCCGCAAGCTCTACGTGGTTAAGCCACCAGCTGGCAACATGATATTCGGTGTGTCAAAGTGTATTTCCGACGCAATTGGTGGTTGGCGGCGCGAGCGTAAAACGAATCCACGCAAACACTGGTTGGACTATGCCGAGGCGAAGTCCGGTCAAAAAATGGTCGCTGATACCAAAGTATTGTTGAAGATTTTAACATTGTTTTTGCCATTCCCCGTCTTTTGGGCACTCTTCGATCAGCAAGGCTCACGTTGGACCTTTCAGGCCACACGCATGAATGGCGAAACTTTTGGTTATGTTATTAAACCCGATCAGATGCAGGTCGTCAATCCGTTACTCATACTTGGCATGATTCCACTGTTCACGTACGTGCTCTATCCGATTTTGGCTAAGATTGGCATTAAGCGACCACTGCAAAAGCTCACACTTGGTGGTTTACTAGCCGCCATTGCCTTCCTGCTCTCCGCTGGTCTTGAAGTCAAACTGAACGAAGTTGATCCGGCACCGCTGCATGAACTTAGCGCCAACGTACGCATCTACAATGGCATGCCATGCGCTTACCGCTTCACGACGGAGTTGCCAAATCTTTCGAGTGCCGTGGAACCGTTGGACTTGTGGGAGAATAAAGCATTGCCAGTGCCGAAAGCAATCGTATATCCATTTAACGCCACCTCGGCAGACAAACGTTGTAAGGACTTTTCCGGCACCTTCCGTCTAACGCCTGGCAAGGAGACGAGCTATTTTATTTACTCTGACGGTGTGCAGGAGTTCATGGACTCCACGGGCAAAACGAAGCTGGGCAATCCCATCGTGCGCATGCTCTTCTTGCTTTCCCCTTGGTGTGAAACAACTGATCGTTGGTGTCAACAAGATGGATTCGACTAAACCACCATACAGTGAGACTTGTTATGGGGAAGTCCAGAAGGAAGTATCCTCATCCATCAAGAAGCTCGGTTACAATCCAGCTGCTGTTGCATTCGTGCCAATCGCTGGCTTGGCATGGTGATAACGTGTTGGAAGCATCCACCAATGGTGCAAAGGATGGAAGGTTGAACGTAAGGAAGGCAACGCTGGGGGTAAGTTGATTTAATAacacaaccaaaaaaaaaaaaatttatttcaagctGCGTTGAGGGGAATGCaaacgaaatatttcaaaattgcaattcaaggcaataaaaaaatattgttagactacaaaaaagtataattagAACTTTGGTGGTTCTATGATGGATTCCCTTTAAAAACAACATGTGTGTTGAAAAGGGAAGTTGCACATGAGCAGCTTTAGTTGAATACAATATAGCACAACAAAGTTAAgtaattgcaataaaaacataaaaatgtaactatatacatacatatttccaattttatatatatatgtacgtagacGAGTATGCTTGAAACTaagtttacttaatttttagcGTCGTCGCAGAACAAAATTAGAATTTTGGCTACACGAGTATGTAATACattaaagattttttccaaTCTCTATTACTATGGGTAacgttaaattttttgaaatataaaatttcagacagcACAATTCCGTGATCTGTGGTTTCGGATTGTTTAAGGACTacgaataaacaaaaaaaaaaaaaaaaaaaaaaacttaaaacaattttttctcaaattaaaatctgtttatttttatacatatgtacgtgcacaATTAATCAGATCGTAGTAAGTGTGTCGGAAAGCTAGGCTTCCGATGTGGCTGGGGAACGGTTGTGTTGAGTAGGGTGTGCATCCTCGTTTTCCTCCTCGTAGGGTGGTAGTAAGACCAATTTGGCAAGCGGTCTTGTAACTTGGCCTTTTTCAGTAATAATGTCAACTACTCGCACTCGGGTATCAGCACCTGGGTGTATATTGACAATCCTACCCAATCTCCACTCGTTCGGTGACAAATTGTCTTCTTTGATGACGACAAGGTCACCtgtctttaaatttgttttggaaTGTTTCCACTTAATACGCTTCTGCATTTCATTCAGGTATTCGGTTTTCCACCTTTTGCAGAAGGATTGATGTAAGGCCTTAAGTTTTTGCCATCTATTTACGATAGAGGCACTGCTTTCATTTATATCCGGTTCTGGTGGGGCCATCAGATGTCCGCCGACCAAAATATGTCCTGGAGTAAGTGGCTCCAAATCAGTAGGTTCGTTTGAGGCTGGGCTTAATGGTCGCGAATTAAGGCAAGACTCAATTCGGCATAAGAGTGTGTTGAACTCTTCAAGAGTATATTTTTGCCCAGACGCAATCTTGCGGAAATGACTCTTAAAGCTTTTCACACCTGCTTCCCAAAGtccgcccatatgaggagctgCAGCAGGTATGAAATGCCATGTAAGAGCTTGGTGGCTATACTTTGAGATAGCATTGTTGCGAGCATCGGCTATGAAGGCTTTAAGTTCGGACCTTAGGGATCTTGATGCTCCAACGAAGTTTGTACCATTGTCCGAATAAATATTCTTAGGGCAACCTCTTCTCGAAACGAATCTAGAGAGAGCTGCTAAAAATGACTGTGTTGATAAATCGGTAGTGGCCTCCAGGTGGATGGCCCTTGTtgtaaaacagacaaacagacagacataccCTTTGGATACACGGCATCCTCTTCCACGGTAGCTTTTTATTTCGAACGGACCCGCGAAATCTACCCCCGTATTTGTAAAAGCGCGTGAAAATGTGGATCGTTCGGACGGAAGTGCACCCATAAGTTGCGTCTGAGCGCGTTTTTTGAAGATCGTGCACGTCTTGCAGTTATGGATGATATtcaaaaacaagcaacaagaTCTTCAACAAAGTAATTTTAGGAAGATGACGCGCTACAGTGCCTTAAAGAAGACGGCAGCCCTACACCCAAACCGGTACCCGCTCTCTTGCACGCTGTGCAAGGGAAAACATCCATTGCGGCTCTGCTCGTCCTTCCGGGCCAAGACACCGGAGGAGCGCCTACGGGAAGCACTCATAggcaaatattgtataaattgcCTTGCGGTCAACCACAAGTCAGCGAATTGCCCCAGCGACGCACGGTGCCGGCGCTGCAACGAAAAGCACCACACCATGCTCCACATCGGGGAAAATACACGTCGCCGCCCCGCAGTGCCTCAAAATCAACCATGGAGCGAACAAATAAGTTCCGATGATGCTCTCTCCATCGAAGCATCAGACCCTGGAACGGAGACTAGGCCTCTCCAACCAGAACCGGAGGAGGGAGAACTAATTGAAACCGGAGCGGAAACACGGCCTTTCCGCCCATCACAGCGAGGGGAAACGGAAACCCGGACTTTCCGCCCCTTGCTGCAACATGAACGTCGCGCGCACAAACGCCGTCTGCGCCGTCGCCAAGAGCACAACTCGGCCAGACTGGAGACCAGGTCTCTCCAGATTCACCGGGCTAGCTCCTTTAGAGCCGGGCTAGCGGATCGAGCCAGCATAGCGACTCCTTCCTTGCTGCCAACGACAGCCATTTTACCAACGGCGGTGGTAAAGATTGAGGCAAGGGGACGTCTACATCTGGTCAGGGCTCTGATAGACGCATGCGCCCCTACGTCGCTAATTTCACACGACCTTTTAAAGGAACTGCAACTTGTGCAGACCCATATCGGTGGTCAACGCGGCTGCCTCGTAGTACTGCGAGGCAGACATGGGACGAATACCCGAATGTCGACGCATGTAAGGGTAATTCATGGTTATATGCGCATCAGCCCGACCACTACATTAGACGCGGCCATAGCAGCCCCATACACTCACATCAAACTGGCGGACCCAAACTTCCACAAGTCGTCGCCGATACGCTTGGTGCTCGGCGCGGATGTTTACTCCCGCATTATGACCCAACAGGTCATGTCTCAAACATTTGGGCAGCTCCTCGCACAGGGCTCCATATTCGGCTGGGTGCTTTCGGGTACGGCCCGGTACTAAATTAAGTCattttagtattttcttttttaacttattctattgttttcttttgcattcctatttaaaataagtattgttttttggattgttatttaaagaaaaaaaatataattataataacaaatgaacttaaactattttctatttaGCTGTACTCATATTGTGCCATAAATTTGTACCTCGTTGTGGTGGTCGATGGAcacgtaatttatttttttgttttttgttgctcaCCGCAAGGGGGCCGGTATGTTTAGGCCAGCGCCTAATTTCTTTTTACCACCCCTAGTGAGTATATAACAAACCATTGCCAGTTAGCCGTTAAGAGTTTTCACTCAACGGTTAATAACTTTCACTCAACTGGCAATGGTTTCGTTGAAAACTCCCGCGTAGCAAGCGAGCCTGGGAGTCGCGCACTTTCACTTTTTCCTAGCGATCGAAGCATTCAAGACGTCGTCCACCGGCCATCACAACCAGCATCACCACAAGCACAAACCGTAAGTAATTTTGTTGGTAAtcacaatttaataaagaaccaatattttaatttggtatattaaatacaaacttTGTGGTTTCATTTGCTAACACACTCCCTTTTTTTTCCTGTTTCATATTCTCAACGATCGACGCATCGTCCGCGAGTGACTCGTCGAACGTTCGAGATATATTCACTCTccacaatataaaaattaagggaGAAACTGCATCCGCTGATGAATTGGCTGCTAAAGAATTTcccgaaaaactaaaaaaaaatattgaagatggAGAATATACTCCAGACCAAGTTTGGAATTTAGATGAAAGCGGCCTTTTTTGGAAGAGAATGCCTAGAAGAACTTATGTAGCAAAATCGCAGAAAACAGCCGGTGGTTTTAAAGTAGCAAAGGGCCGTATTACGTTGTTGTTTTGTTCCAATGCTTCAGGAGAACGTATTCTTAAGCCACTCCTAGTACATCGTGCCTTAAGACCACGTTCCATGAAAAGTGTAGATTTCAATAAATTGCCTGTACACTGGATGGCGAACAAAAAGGCTTGGGTAACCAGTGCAATTTTCACAGAGTGGTTTCAGAAGCACTTCATCCCAGAAGTTAGGCGCTACATGAAAGAAAAATGTCTCGAATTTAAAGTTCTTTTGATTCTAGACAATGCACCAGGCCATCCAGTTTTGGAGCACCCAAAcgtacaattttgttttttgccgcCTAATACTACTTCCCTTATACAGCCACTAGACCAGGGGATAATTGCTACGTCTAAAACGTATTACATAAGAAGTTCATTTCATTATGTTGTAGAAAAACTTGATAATTATGAGGAATCATCAGTCATAGatgaatggaaaaaattttctataatggACTGCATTAATCAAGTCAAGATCGCGTTAGATTTATTAAAGCCATCAACTTTGAACTCgtgttggaaaaatatttggcCAGAAtgcgtaaaatgcaaagatccTGTTATCGATAATAACGCTGAACTTGCTGATATAATAACAATGGCCAATGCAATCGGTGGGGATGGATTCGATGACCTATCGTTAGCAGATGTAGAAGAATTGTTGGTAGATGAAAGCTTGAGCGAAAATGAAATTATCGAATTCACCCTTGAGACTCGTTATGATAAAGAACATAGTGACAGTGACGAAAGAgatcgtccaattttgaaaGCATCTCTAATTAAAGAAGGTCTTGATCTCGCTACAAAATTAGGTAGTCATTTTGAACAACATGATCATGACGAGGAACGAGCTGCCAAATTTCAACGTGAACTGAAATCATTAATGGCATCTTACAGGGAAGTTTATAATGGGTTAACGCGAAATAAAACTCAATCTAAGATAACTGATTTCGTTCAAAAATCTACTGATGTCCCAACACAGTCGGCTAGAAATGATAATGATCAACAAAATCATTCCAGTGATGGCAGTGATATTGTAGTCTTTCGCAAACGTTTACGTTTATTATCAGACAgtgacaataaataaaattgtttaatgtttaaatttttcttatggttgtactttatgttatttaagttttttggcAATGAAtttctgatattattttttttatgaaatctaaattttaatttattttattataatttagtttatttaataaattaaaacgaaaataaattcttaaaataactacaacaatattttttttatattatttagtctaattttaacttattttttgagGTCTAGAACCAAtctattatttttgtacttgGCCAGTATCTTTTTttacacgatttttttttacacgaaTTTCTCGGGAACCATTCTATCGTGTAAAAACAGAATTAGGTGTAGCTGCAAATGCGGTCGTTAAGGTCATGCTCTGCAATTCACAtaacaaatttaagtaaattcaaaaacattatagttttgaaaataatagcTTAAATCATAAATAGCCTAGGATACTCTACCAAAAAGCAATTTTTGCtcagtaatatacatacatacattaattatAACCTTGAAACTTTAAATCAAAATGAAAGTAagacaaaaacttgattttgatcggccggtttgtatggcggctatatgctacagtagttctatagtacatatatgaacaATTCCTTGTGAGATTATACTGttgccttaaataataataaatgccgaatttcgtggagatatctcgacaaataaaaaatttccatagaaacatttgattttgatcggccggtttgtatggcagccataagCTGCAGCGGTtcaatctgaataatttcttgtGAGATCGCACCACTGCCTTGGACATTAATATATGCCAAAATTCATGAACATATCTCAACAAAtacaacatttttccatacatgcacttgattctgatcgtacagtttgtatgacagctatatgctatagtgatctaaactgaacaatttcttgcgAGATTGCAGCATTGCTTTAGGCAATAACTCATGCCaaaattcgtgaaaatatctcatcaaatacaaaagttttctatacaaacacTTGAATCCCatcgttgagtttgtatttcagttatatgctatagtggtctgaaaACGCCGTttacgacaaatgagcagcttcgtgGGGAGAAATGGatgtgcgcaaaatttcagatatatattttcaaaactgagGGTCTAATTCGAACAGAGAAATAT comes from the Bactrocera neohumeralis isolate Rockhampton chromosome 2, APGP_CSIRO_Bneo_wtdbg2-racon-allhic-juicebox.fasta_v2, whole genome shotgun sequence genome and includes:
- the LOC126751437 gene encoding uncharacterized protein LOC126751437; this translates as MTRYSALKKTAALHPNRYPLSCTLCKGKHPLRLCSSFRAKTPEERLREALIGKYCINCLAVNHKSANCPSDARCRRCNEKHHTMLHIGENTRRRPAVPQNQPWSEQISSDDALSIEASDPGTETRPLQPEPEEGELIETGAETRPFRPSQRGETETRTFRPLLQHERRAHKRRLRRRQEHNSARLETRSLQIHRASSFRAGLADRASIATPSLLPTTAILPTAVVKIEARGRLHLVRALIDACAPTSLISHDLLKELQLVQTHIGGQRGCLVVLRGRHGTNTRMSTHVRVIHGYMRISPTTTLDAAIAAPYTHIKLADPNFHKSSPIRLVLGADVYSRIMTQQVMSQTFGQLLAQGSIFGWVLSGTARY